In Scophthalmus maximus strain ysfricsl-2021 chromosome 5, ASM2237912v1, whole genome shotgun sequence, a single window of DNA contains:
- the LOC118311750 gene encoding midnolin-like: MERRQQQQQQQRGLCGRGADGHTMRLSITSTTGCPVELTVPRGETVEGLRTRISQKLRLQRNRTVLLHKDRQLTAGKLLDLGVADGSKLTLVPVIEAGLVCSTARAERTMMDVLESLTESQISDFLSGHSPLTINLGIGAHVMYVQLQLSAQDVRELQRDRDARVQGSSELQSGLPPAGSTSHPGSASATSPASQTSSPAPESADSTSHIQLSTQGSRTSLNSTAPTPCTSTSVPTVNRYQHSSLPQPCHSIRTPPTVLSTAPLPSGRPRPSCPLQAATPVCSPAPTGSSPGPPSPVPASTFNTPNDCASATEELCRQPGAVIESFVNHSPGVFSGTFSGSLAPHSHTDISHPRRGIGIILQILSDLLRAACHHQEAPPTLSQGHCPALNLPVGPVLTAEEPSKARSKPLEAQRAEHFSKATGEERRPLGSSTEEDHTLHCKLEHLQSLMHQRRLRRRTRRNSQTSRPYQHCQHQP; this comes from the exons AtggagcggcggcagcagcagcagcagcagcagcggggtcTCTGTGGCCGCGGGGCTGATGGACACACCATGCGTCTGTCCATCACCTCGACCACCGGCTGCCCGGTGGAGCTCACTGTGCCCCGAGGGGAAACTGTCGAGGGACTGAGGACACGCATCTCCCAAAAACTCCGGCTGCAGAGGAACAGGACCGTGCTCCTGCATAAGGACAG GCAGCTGACTGCAGGGAAACTGCTGGACCTGGGAGTAGCAGATGGCAGCAAACTGACCCTGGTCCCTGTCATCGAAGCTGGTTTAGTA TGCTCGACTGCCAGAGCCGAGAGAACCATGATGGACGTGTTGGAGAGTTTGACAGAATCTCAG ATCAGTGACTTCCTGTCTGGGCACTCACCTCTGACCATCAACCTGGGAATTGGTGCTCATGTGATGTATGTGCAGCTCCAGCTGTCTGCGCAGGATGTGAGGGAGTTGCAGCGCGACAGGGATGCGAGAGTCCAGGGCAGCAGCGAGCTTCAAAGTGGCCTGCCACCGGCCGGCAGTACGAGCCACCCAGGCTCTGCCTCCGCTACCTCACCTGCCTCCCAAACCTCCTCACCGGCCCCGGAATCTGCTGACTCCACATCCCATATCCAACTCAGCACTCAAGGATCCAGGACTTCCTTAAACTCCACAGCTCCCACCCCCTGCACATCCACCTCTGTCCCTACTGTAAACCGCTATCAGCACTCATCTCTACCTCAACCCTGTCACTCTATACGCACACCTCCCACTGTTCTTTCAACTGCTCCGTTGCCCTCTGGTCGTCCACGTCCCAGCTGTCCACTACAAGCAGCCACACCGGTCTGTTCACCTGCTCCCACCGGCTCCAGTCCAGGACCCCCGAGCCCAGTGCCAGCCTCAACCTTCAACACG CCTAATGATTGTGCCTCGGCCACTGAAGagctgtgcaggcagccaggagcaGTCATAGAAAGTTTTGTGAACCACTCTCCTGGCGTCTTCTCCGGGACTTTCTCTG GCTCTCTGGCTCCCCACAGTCACACTGACATCAGCCACCCACGACGAGGCATCGGCATCATACTCCAGATTCTCAGTGACCTCCTCAGAGCGGCCTGTCACCACCAGGAGGCACCACCCACCCTCTCTCAAGGCCACTGTCCTGCTTTAAACCTTCCAGTCGGCCCAGTGCTCACAGCAGAGGAGCCCAGCAAAGCAAGGAGCAAACCACTGGAGGCCCAGAGAGCAGAGCACTTCAGCAAAGCTACAG GTGAGGAGCGTCGCCCCCTCGGCTCTTCGACAGAGGAGGATCACACCTTGCACTGTAAGCTAGAGCACCTCCAGTCTCTGATGCATCAGCGGCGCCTTCGCAGGCGGACTCGCAGGAACTCGCAAACTTCCCGCCCATACCAACATTGTCAACATCAACCCTAG
- the cirbpa gene encoding cold inducible RNA binding protein a isoform X1 — protein MSDEGKLFVGGLSFDTTEDSLSAAFGKYGTIEKVDVIRDKETGRSRGFGFVKYNNIEDAKDALEGMNSKTLDGRQIRVDEAGKGGGRPRTGFSSAPRGGRFGSSGRGRAGRGYSREFGGGGYNNDRGYGERNSYGDRGFSGDRSFGGGGSGGGYRSGGGGGGGSGYSSGNYRENRNQGGYGDRTASYREGYDSYATHE, from the exons ATGTCGGACGAGGGAAAACTGTTCGTCGGCGGACTGAGCTTCGACACCACCGAGGACTCTTTGAGCGCGGCCTTCGGCAAATACGGAACCATCGAGAAAG TGGATGTgatcagagacaaagagactggAAGATCTCGTGGTTTCGGCTTTGTTAAGTACAACAACATCGAAGACGCGAAAGATGCGTTGGAAGGCATGAACAGCAAG ACCCTGGATGGCCGTCAAATTCGCGTCGATGAAGCAGGAAAGGGTGGCGGACGCCCAAGGACCGGATTCAGCTCAGCCCCAAGAGGAGGACGATTCGGTTCCAGTGGCCGTGGTAGGGCAGGCCGTGGTTACTCCAGAG AATTCGGAGGTGGCGGATACAACAATGATCGTGGATACGGGGAGAGGAATAGCTATGGCGACCGAGGCTTCAGCGGAGACAGGAgctttggtggtggtggaagcGGCGGCGGATAcaggagtggtggtggtggaggtggtggtagCGGATACTCCTCAGGCAACTACAGAGAGAACAG AAATCAGGGCGGATATGGCGACCGCACTGCATCCTACCGCGAAGGATATGACAGCTATG CTACACACGAGTAA
- the cirbpa gene encoding cold inducible RNA binding protein a isoform X2 has product MSDEGKLFVGGLSFDTTEDSLSAAFGKYGTIEKVDVIRDKETGRSRGFGFVKYNNIEDAKDALEGMNSKTLDGRQIRVDEAGKGGGRPRTGFSSAPRGGRFGSSGREFGGGGYNNDRGYGERNSYGDRGFSGDRSFGGGGSGGGYRSGGGGGGGSGYSSGNYRENRNQGGYGDRTASYREGYDSYATHE; this is encoded by the exons ATGTCGGACGAGGGAAAACTGTTCGTCGGCGGACTGAGCTTCGACACCACCGAGGACTCTTTGAGCGCGGCCTTCGGCAAATACGGAACCATCGAGAAAG TGGATGTgatcagagacaaagagactggAAGATCTCGTGGTTTCGGCTTTGTTAAGTACAACAACATCGAAGACGCGAAAGATGCGTTGGAAGGCATGAACAGCAAG ACCCTGGATGGCCGTCAAATTCGCGTCGATGAAGCAGGAAAGGGTGGCGGACGCCCAAGGACCGGATTCAGCTCAGCCCCAAGAGGAGGACGATTCGGTTCCAGTGGCCGTG AATTCGGAGGTGGCGGATACAACAATGATCGTGGATACGGGGAGAGGAATAGCTATGGCGACCGAGGCTTCAGCGGAGACAGGAgctttggtggtggtggaagcGGCGGCGGATAcaggagtggtggtggtggaggtggtggtagCGGATACTCCTCAGGCAACTACAGAGAGAACAG AAATCAGGGCGGATATGGCGACCGCACTGCATCCTACCGCGAAGGATATGACAGCTATG CTACACACGAGTAA
- the ndufa13 gene encoding NADH dehydrogenase [ubiquinone] 1 alpha subcomplex subunit 13: MAGSKVKQDMPPLGGYAAFDYKRNLPKGRLSGYSMFGIGIGIMVFGYWRLFKWNRERRRLLIEDLEARIAMMPLLQAEQDRRNLRMLRENLEEEAIVMKDVPGWKVGESVFHTDRWVAPMTEELFNLRPREELLHKRFGFLWYV; the protein is encoded by the exons ATGGCGGGGTCCAAGGTGAAGCAGGACATGCCTCCTCTGGGAGGCTATGCGGCGTTCGATTACAAGCGAAACCTTCCGAAAGGACGACTTTCGG GATACAGCATGTTCGGCATTGGGATCGGCATCATGGTGTTTGGTTACTGGAGGCTATTTAAgtggaacagagagaggag gcGCCTCCTGATTGAGGACCTGGAAGCCAGGATAGCTATGATGCCTCTGCTGCAAGCAGAGCAAGATCGAAg AAACTTACGAATGCTGAGGGAAAATTTAGAAGAGGAGGCGATTGTCATGAAGGACGTTCCAGGTTGGAAg GTCGGTGAGAGCGTCTTCCACACGGACCGCTGGGTCGCCCCTATGACAGAGGAGCTGTTCAACCTCCGGCCCCGAGAGGAGCTTTTGCACAAGCGTTTTGGCTTCTTGTGGTACGTTTAA